The genomic segment GCTGATGCCGCCGAGAATGCCGCCAGCGTGGTTGCTCTGAAAACCTTCTTTGGTCAGTTCGTCCCGGTTCTGGCTGCCTTTAAGGGCAATCACGCCAAAACCGTCGCCTATCTCAACGCCTTTGACGGCGTTAATGCTCATCAGCGCATGCGCGATATCCGCATCCAGCCTGTCGAAAACCGGCTCGCCGAGGCCCGGCGGCACGTTATCGGCAACAACAGTGACACGCGCGCCAATGGAGTCGCCCTCTTTTTTCAGCGCGCGCATCAGTTCGTCGAGCGCCTCAAGCTTATCGGCATCCGGCGAGAAGAACGGGTTCTGCTCAACCTGCGCCCAGTCTTTAATCTCAAGCGGGATATCGCCCATTTGAGTCAGGCAGGCGCGGATCACAATGCCGAATTTCTGCGCCAGATATTTTTTCGCGATAGCACCCGCCGCCACGCGCATCGCGGTTTCACGGGCAGAAGAACGTCCACCCCCGCGATAATCGCGCAGACCATATTTCTGTTCATAGGTGTAGTCGGCATGTCCCGGACGAAACACATCTTTAATCGCGCTGTAATCCTGGGAGCGCTGATCGGTGTTTTCAATCAGCAGGCCAATGCTGGTACCGGTCGTCACGCCTTCAAACACGCCAGACAGGATTTTGACCTGATCCGGCTCGCGGCGTTGCGTGGTGTAACGGGAAGTCCCAGGGCGACGGCGGTCGAGATCGTGCTGCAGGTCAGCTTCGCTCAGCGCAATGCCTGGCGGCACGCCGTCAATGATGCAGCCGAGCGCCAGACCATGCGACTCGCCGAAAGTAGTGACGCGAAAGAGTTGTCCAAGAGTGTTGCCTGCCATCACGGCTCCGTTGTCGTGTCGTTGTGGTGTTTTGTCATTATTCAGCGGGCAGTGCGCCCGCCTGTTTTAATCTTTGTAGATGCTGAAGTGTTCGCGGGCGCTGATGAGCTGCGTTTTGGTCAGCATAAAGACGCCGTCACCACCGTTGTCAAACTCAAGCCAGGTGAACGGCACGTCCGGGTACTGCTCCATCAGATGTACCATGCTGTTACCGACTTCACAAATCAGAATACCATTGTCGGTCAGGTAGTCCGGCGAGCAGGCAAGAATGCGGCGCGCGAGCTTCAGCCCGTCGCTGCCCGCCGCGAGGCCGAGCTCGGGTTCGTGGCGATATTCGTTCGGCAGGTCGGACATATCTTCTTCATCCACATACGGCGGATTGGTGACGATAATGTCGTACTGTACTTTAGGGAGATCGCGGAAGAGATCGGAGCGGATCGGCGTGACGTGATGGATAAGCCCGTGTTCTTCAATGTTGTGCTCGGTGACGGCCAGCGCATCGCCGGAGATATCAACCGCGTCCACTTCCGCGTTCGGGAACGCGTACGCGCAGGCAATGGCGATACAGCCGCTGCCGGTGCACATATCAAGAATATGCTGCGGTTCATGATCGATAAGCCCCGAGAAGCGGTTATTGATTAACTCGCCAATCGGCGAACGCGGGACCAGCACGCGCTCATCGACATAAAATTCGTGGCCGCAGAACCAGGCCTTATTGGTCAGGTACGCCACCGGAATGCGCTCGTTCACGCGGCGGATGACCCGCTCGACGATGCGGTGACGTTCGCTGGAGGTCAGGCGCGCGGTGCGCATGTCTTCCGGAATGTCCAGCGGCAGGTAGAGTGACGGCAGCACGAGTTGCACCGCTTCATCCCAGGGGTTGTCCGTGCCGTGACCATACCAGATGCCCGCCGCGCTAAAACGGCTCACCGCCCAACGCAACATATCCTGAATGGTATGCAGTTCACTGACTGCCTCATCGACGAAAATTTTATCCACACTGCCCTCCGCATGACGCTCCGCGTTAAATTCGGCGGCTAGTTTGCCATGAAGGCGGGGATAAATCAGCAACCGGCGCGTCATCCCCGCAAAATGGCTTTTGTTTGGCGACGCGCCAAACTCGGGTAAACTGCCTGCGCAAAGATGAAGAAGAGAAAGAGATGAAAAAGAAGCCATCGCTGAGTGAGGAAGAAAAGTCGCTGTTTCGCATGCTAATGAACGGCACGCGCGAGCTGAAACAGGACACAATCGTGCATCGACCGGCGCGCAAAAAGCTAAGCGAAGTGCCGCCCAAACGCCTGCTGCAGGAACAGGTCGACGCCAGCCATTACTTTTCCGATGAGTTCCAGCCGCTTCTTAACAGCGACGGGCCGATGCGCTATGTCCGTCCTGGCGTGGATCACTTCGAAGTGAAAAAACTGCGCCGCGGCGACTATTCGCCCGAACTGTTTCTCGACTTACATGGCTTAACGCAGATGCAGGCAAAACAGGAACTGGGCGCGCTCATTGCCGCCTGCCGCCGCGAGCATGTGTTTTGCGCCTGCGTGATGCACGGCCATGGCAAACATATCCTTAAACAACAGACCCCGCTCTGGCTGGCGCAGCATCCGCACGTGATGGCCTTTCATCAGGCACCGAAGGAATATGGCGGCGACGCAGCCCTGCTGGTACTGATTGAAGTAGAAGAGTGGCAACCGCCGCAGTTGCCTTAACGGCCAGAGCCGTGCGCCGGATGTCCATCTAACGCTTCTGAGCGCATAAAACAAAAAGAGCCGCAATCGCGGCTCTTTTTTCATGCTGAGGATGACATTAGATAGCTTTTGCCATTTTCAGATTGCAGGGGCTCATCTGCCAGTTAAAGACGCCCTTGTCGTTATCGCCTTCAACAGTCACGCAGGCGATGGCAGAGGTGGAGAACATCGGCGGCGTTTCGCCAGGGCACAGTTCCGCGACCAGATAACCAACCAGCGGAAGGTGGGAGATAACCATAACTGCGTTAACACCCTCACGAGCCAGAACGTGGAGGTAATCACTCACCAGACCCACATCGCCACAGGGCGTAAGCTCCGGCAGCACTTCTGTTTTGACAGGCAGGCTCATGGCCTCTTTCACGACGTCCAGTGTCTGTTCGGCTCGCAGGAAAGGGCTCACCAGAACACGTTCGATATCCACCTTTTGACCTTTTAACCAGGTCGCCATTTGACGGGATTCGTCACAACCACATACGGTCAGAGGACGAACCGAATCACTGGCGGCATCGAGTGCTGCGTCGCCGTGACGCATGATAAAAACTTGCATATTGCACCGCTTTTGTTGACCAGAAGCGCCAGTGAGAACCCCAAAAAGCACCGCGCTTTTTAAGGGTATCGCCTGGCGGTCGGGCATTGTGCCTGATCCGTACTTCGAATGAAACGCTGTTTTTTACCTTATTGACGTAAGTATAGTCAATCAGTGTTTACAAATTAACCAGCGCTGCGTTTTTGAAGCGAGGACCTACGCCTAATCAGACCACCACTTCGGCCTGCGGGTTCCCCGAAAGCCAGAAAGTTTGCTCAGCCTGCGCCATGCGCAACAGCCTGTCGCACGGGGTAAAACGTTCTCCGTAACGGGTGGAAAGACGCGTGAGCGCTGCCACCACCTGCGCGGCACCGAGCGTATCCATATACCGGAATGGCCCCCCCAGAAACGGCGGGAAACCGATGCCAAACACGGCCCCGATATCGCCATCGCGTGCAGAGCGAACCACGCCTTCATCCAGACAACGCGCCGCCTCGTTAAGCATCATCATGACGCAGCGCTCGGCAATCTCATCGCCGCTCAGCTTACCGCCCGGTTTTACGCCAATAAGCCCGTAAACCGCAGGGTCAACCTGTTTTTTGCTTTTACGCCCTTTCGCTGGATAAAGATAGAAACCGCGACCATTTTTTCTGCCTTTGCGATCGTCGTTCAAAATTGCTGCAACGGCTTCATCGGGCGCGCTGAATCGCGGCCCGTAAGCGCGCTCCAGCACAGGCATAATTTTGGTGCCAACATCAATGCCGACTTCATCCAGCAACTGGATAGGGCCGACCGGGAATCCCCTTTTCACCAGCGCCTCGTCGATTTTCTCAATGCTCTCCCCTTCCATCAGGCAACGCATCGCCTCATTAATGTAGGGTGCCAGAATCCGGTTGACGTAAAACCCGGCGCAGTCAGCCACCACAATCGGCGTTTTACCCTGTTTTTTAGCTAACTGCACGGTCGTGGCAATGGTTTCCGGGCTGGTGCCCGCATGAGGAATCACTTCCACCAACGGCATTTTATCGACCGGGCTAAAATAGTGCAGTCCGATGACCTGTTCAGGCCGCGCGGCGCCAGCCGCGATATCACCGATAGGCAACGATGAGGTATTTGAGGCGAAAATGGTGTGTGGCGCGGTATGCGCTTCAATTTCCGCGACCATATTTTGCTTGAGCGTTAACTCTTCGAAAACGGCTTCCACCACAATATCGCGGTGGCGGAAACCACGGTAATCGGTACTGGCGGAAATCAGCGCCATCTGCGCGTCGCGCTCACTGGGGCGCAGATGGCGGCGCCGGACTTTTTTCTCCAGCAGATCCCAGCTGTATTTGAGAGCATGGTTTATGCCCTTTTCGCTGATGTCCTTAATGCGTACCGGCAGCCTGGCTTTGGTGGCGGTAACATACGCGATGCCGCCGCCCATCAGCCCGCCGCCCAGTATACCAACCGAATGGAGCGCACGCGGCGCGACGCCGCTGCCGGTTTCCTTTTTCAGTTCAGTTGTTGCGAAAAAGAGGCCCCGCAACGCGGCCGACTCCGGCGTCATCGCCAGCTCGCCAAAGGCCCTGGCCTCTGCCTGATAGCCGCTGGCGCTGCCCTGTTCAAGGCCCGTGCGCACCACGTCAATAATGCGCTGCGCCGCCGGGTAGTTGCCGTGCGTTTTCTCATGCGTCTTCTTCGCCACCATGCGAAACAACAGCGTACGGCCAAGCGGCCCTGCAAGCACCCGCTCGCGTAAGGGCAAACGGCGCGCGCCCGGACGGCGTGTTTTAGCAAGCGCGATCGCCGCATCCAGCAAAATAGCAGGCGGCACAACGTCATCCACCAGCCCCGCTTTGCGGGCCTGGCGCGGACGCAACTGTTTACCCGCGAGGATCATCTCAAGCGCGGTGCTCACGCCCACCAGACGTGGCAGCCGCTGCGTACCGCCTGAGCCTGGCAACAGCCCCAGTTGTACTTCCGGCAGGCCAAGCTGGGTTTTCGGATCGTCGGTACAAACGCGGCTGTGACAGGCGAGCGCCAGTTCAAGCCCCCCGCCAAGACAGGCACCATGAATGGCTGCGACCACATGCACCGGCAGCGCGCGGATCTCTGCCATGATCTGCTGCCCCTGGCTTGCCAGCGCTTCCGCTTCCTGCGCGTTCTGGCAGCCGGCAATCATGTTGATATCGGCGCCCGCGATAAAGTTATCGGGTTTCGCGGAAATAAACACCACGCCCGCCAGTTCGCGGTTATCGCGCAATTGTTTGACGATAGCGCGCACCTCGCGGGCAAACGCAGCTTTCAGCGTGTTCATCTTCTCGCCCGGCACGTCGATGGTGACGACCGCCACGTTGTCCGGGCGCATCTGTAAAGTGAATGCGGATGTCGATTCCATTATTCGGCCTCCAGTACCATTGCCGCCCCGAGCCCGCCTGCCGCACAGGCGGTGACGAGTCCAAAACCACCGCCACGGCGGCGCAGTTCATTGAGCGTCTGGGTAATCATTCGCGCGCCGGTGGCAGCGAAAGGATGCCCGTAGGCGATAGAGCCGCCGAGCACGTTGAATTTGCTTTCTTCTACTTCGCCGGTCGCCTGGTTGCGGCCCAGCACCTCACGGGCGAAACGGTCGCTTGCCAGCAGCTTCAGGTTAGTCAGCGTTTGCGATGCGAAGGCTTCATGCATATCAAATAGCGTCAGGTCAGCCATCGAAAGCCCGGCGCGTTCCAGCGCGAGCGGCGTCGACCAGGCCGGGCCAAGCAGCATATCCTGCCAGACATCAATGGCGGTAAACGCGTAGCTGCGCAGGTAGCCGAGCGGCGTCAGGCCAAGCTCCCGGGCGCGGGATTCGGTCATCAGAATAACCGCTGCCGCGCCATCGGTCAGTGGCGTGCTGTTCGCGGCGGTGACAGTACCGTGTTTGCGATCAAACGCGGGGCGCAGTTTGGCGTAGTCGGCAAGCGTTGAGGTTTTACGGATGTTGTTATCTTCGCTAAGCGGGTCGCGATAGGGAGGCGTATAAGCCGTCATTACTTCGTCACGCAACTTGCCTTCGGCCCAGGCCTGAGCCGCCAGCTGATGCGAGCGGTGCGCCAGCGCGTCCTGTTCTTCGCGGGTGATCCCGTGCGTTTTGGCCATCTGTTCGGCGGTATCGCCCATGCGAAGCCCCGTGGAATATTCCGCTACCGCGGGCGGCATCGGCAGCAGGTCGCGTAGCCGCAATCGTGAGAAGAGCTTCAGCCGCTGCCCGGCTGTACGGGCTTTGTTGGCGTCTACCAGCGTACGCGCCAGTTTTTTACTGACGCCTATCGGCAGCACAGAGGAGGAGTCGGCGCCGCCGGCAATCCCGGCGCGAATGGTGCCTGCCATCAGGCTTTCCGCGACGTTCGCCACCGCCTGAAAACTGGTGGCGCAGGCGCGGCTGACGCTGTAGGCGTCGGTGCGAACGCTCATGCCGGTGCCGAGCACGATTTCACGCGCGATGTTGGGTGCCTCTGGCATCTGCACCACCTGGCCGAAAACCAGTTGTTCGATCACATCAGGAGGAATTTCGCTGCGGGCCAGCAGTTCGCCGACCACCATTTTACCGAGATCGACCGCCGGAACGCCGTGGTACGCCGTCGCCTGACGGGCGAAAGGGGTGCGCAACCCACTGACAATGGCAATACGATCCCCCTGCCGGGTGACAAGCGGTAGTGCCTGGCTCATAACTTTCCCCTGTAAAAGGCTAAAAAATGTATTAAGTGGTCTGACCTGATAACAGTCTTAACCAAAAATTTACATTCAGCCAATCACATAAAGGAAAAAGTGCGAAGCAAAACACGAATTACGTAACAAGAAATGCGCCCCGGTAAAACCGGGGCGAGAAAGGCAGGATTAACGCAGACCTAGCTGGAAAATCACAGTTTCCGCCTGACAGGCGAAAACAAAATCGATATCCAGACGCACGCCGTCAGCCTCATCCGTAAAACGCGGGGTAATCTGGCACGGCTCTGATTCCACTTCACGCGCTTTGGCAGTCAGCGCCGCCAGCGTTTCTTCGGCATCCGCGCGGTTGTCGAACACGCGGCTGTAGGATGCGACACAGTCGGTATTATCGATAATGGTGCCGACATCAATACAGCAGCAAACCGGGGTTTCATCAGCACTGCATTTGGTCATGGTGATTTCCTCTGTATTAGCTAAAAAGGGAT from the Cronobacter condimenti 1330 genome contains:
- the aroC gene encoding chorismate synthase, with protein sequence MAGNTLGQLFRVTTFGESHGLALGCIIDGVPPGIALSEADLQHDLDRRRPGTSRYTTQRREPDQVKILSGVFEGVTTGTSIGLLIENTDQRSQDYSAIKDVFRPGHADYTYEQKYGLRDYRGGGRSSARETAMRVAAGAIAKKYLAQKFGIVIRACLTQMGDIPLEIKDWAQVEQNPFFSPDADKLEALDELMRALKKEGDSIGARVTVVADNVPPGLGEPVFDRLDADIAHALMSINAVKGVEIGDGFGVIALKGSQNRDELTKEGFQSNHAGGILGGISSGQQIVANIALKPTSSITVPGRTVNRFGDEVEMITRGRHDPCVGIRAVPIAEAMLAIVLMDHLLRHRAQNADVTTTLPRW
- the prmB gene encoding 50S ribosomal protein L3 N(5)-glutamine methyltransferase, which codes for MDKIFVDEAVSELHTIQDMLRWAVSRFSAAGIWYGHGTDNPWDEAVQLVLPSLYLPLDIPEDMRTARLTSSERHRIVERVIRRVNERIPVAYLTNKAWFCGHEFYVDERVLVPRSPIGELINNRFSGLIDHEPQHILDMCTGSGCIAIACAYAFPNAEVDAVDISGDALAVTEHNIEEHGLIHHVTPIRSDLFRDLPKVQYDIIVTNPPYVDEEDMSDLPNEYRHEPELGLAAGSDGLKLARRILACSPDYLTDNGILICEVGNSMVHLMEQYPDVPFTWLEFDNGGDGVFMLTKTQLISAREHFSIYKD
- the smrB gene encoding endonuclease SmrB, with the protein product MKKKPSLSEEEKSLFRMLMNGTRELKQDTIVHRPARKKLSEVPPKRLLQEQVDASHYFSDEFQPLLNSDGPMRYVRPGVDHFEVKKLRRGDYSPELFLDLHGLTQMQAKQELGALIAACRREHVFCACVMHGHGKHILKQQTPLWLAQHPHVMAFHQAPKEYGGDAALLVLIEVEEWQPPQLP
- the sixA gene encoding phosphohistidine phosphatase SixA; translation: MQVFIMRHGDAALDAASDSVRPLTVCGCDESRQMATWLKGQKVDIERVLVSPFLRAEQTLDVVKEAMSLPVKTEVLPELTPCGDVGLVSDYLHVLAREGVNAVMVISHLPLVGYLVAELCPGETPPMFSTSAIACVTVEGDNDKGVFNWQMSPCNLKMAKAI
- the fadJ gene encoding fatty acid oxidation complex subunit alpha FadJ; this translates as MESTSAFTLQMRPDNVAVVTIDVPGEKMNTLKAAFAREVRAIVKQLRDNRELAGVVFISAKPDNFIAGADINMIAGCQNAQEAEALASQGQQIMAEIRALPVHVVAAIHGACLGGGLELALACHSRVCTDDPKTQLGLPEVQLGLLPGSGGTQRLPRLVGVSTALEMILAGKQLRPRQARKAGLVDDVVPPAILLDAAIALAKTRRPGARRLPLRERVLAGPLGRTLLFRMVAKKTHEKTHGNYPAAQRIIDVVRTGLEQGSASGYQAEARAFGELAMTPESAALRGLFFATTELKKETGSGVAPRALHSVGILGGGLMGGGIAYVTATKARLPVRIKDISEKGINHALKYSWDLLEKKVRRRHLRPSERDAQMALISASTDYRGFRHRDIVVEAVFEELTLKQNMVAEIEAHTAPHTIFASNTSSLPIGDIAAGAARPEQVIGLHYFSPVDKMPLVEVIPHAGTSPETIATTVQLAKKQGKTPIVVADCAGFYVNRILAPYINEAMRCLMEGESIEKIDEALVKRGFPVGPIQLLDEVGIDVGTKIMPVLERAYGPRFSAPDEAVAAILNDDRKGRKNGRGFYLYPAKGRKSKKQVDPAVYGLIGVKPGGKLSGDEIAERCVMMMLNEAARCLDEGVVRSARDGDIGAVFGIGFPPFLGGPFRYMDTLGAAQVVAALTRLSTRYGERFTPCDRLLRMAQAEQTFWLSGNPQAEVVV
- the fadI gene encoding acetyl-CoA C-acyltransferase FadI, with the protein product MSQALPLVTRQGDRIAIVSGLRTPFARQATAYHGVPAVDLGKMVVGELLARSEIPPDVIEQLVFGQVVQMPEAPNIAREIVLGTGMSVRTDAYSVSRACATSFQAVANVAESLMAGTIRAGIAGGADSSSVLPIGVSKKLARTLVDANKARTAGQRLKLFSRLRLRDLLPMPPAVAEYSTGLRMGDTAEQMAKTHGITREEQDALAHRSHQLAAQAWAEGKLRDEVMTAYTPPYRDPLSEDNNIRKTSTLADYAKLRPAFDRKHGTVTAANSTPLTDGAAAVILMTESRARELGLTPLGYLRSYAFTAIDVWQDMLLGPAWSTPLALERAGLSMADLTLFDMHEAFASQTLTNLKLLASDRFAREVLGRNQATGEVEESKFNVLGGSIAYGHPFAATGARMITQTLNELRRRGGGFGLVTACAAGGLGAAMVLEAE
- a CDS encoding YfcZ/YiiS family protein; translation: MTKCSADETPVCCCIDVGTIIDNTDCVASYSRVFDNRADAEETLAALTAKAREVESEPCQITPRFTDEADGVRLDIDFVFACQAETVIFQLGLR